TTTATCATCAATGAAAATTAATTTTGCTTTCAATCTTGAAAGTTAGGTTCTGCTTGCAGAGAGAAAGCAACTTGCTGCTAATTATCTTGGTTAAATCCCTTGTAGTTGTACCTCAATACACTACAATTGGTATTACATTCACCCCTGGAACCTGTAATCATGGCTACCAAGCAATCTGTTGTTGTACTTACTTCCACTGTTACTCAGAACACCACATTGATTCAAGAAGTCAGAGATGAGCTCAATTCCTTGAAGTCGACAGTTTATGATGTCCATTCCAAGTTGAATACTATCCTTAGTTTACTTGTAAATCAATCTCAACCGCAATCAGATCCACAAGATACCCCGGATCCATCTGGTGAGTCACAATTTGACCCTGTTAATTCTTTCAGCAATCTTCGTCACATCATCAATTCGATGTCTCCTAACAATCACAGTAAGTTCTCTCGCACTCCCAAAGTAGATTTTCCCAGATTTAATGGATCTAACCCTCGTGGTTGGGCTCTCAAATGTGAACGATATTTTTCCTTTCACAAATTTCTGGATGAGGAACGTGTGGATATGGCCGCAATTCATTTCGATTCACAGGTAGATTCATGGTTTATGAACTATCAGCAAGGTAAACGATCCATTCATTGGGATACTTTCGTTCGAGACTTATGTATTCGTTTTGAAGATATTACTCAGGATAATTATGTGGGTAGTTTCAATAAGTTGACTCAAGCTACAACGGTTGAGGATTATTTCGATAAATGAGAACATTATAAAGGGTTTATGGACTTGTGGTaagtaaggttgtcgttcactcggacttgtgtagactcgattttagactcaaaaatagaaaacactaaaaataaagaaaatatattcacaaaagtttatcacagtatcgagaggtactgagactcaggactccaccaaattccattcatgcgactcaaataataattccaatcaattatagttcaaataataaaaatatggactcttgttctttgccaaatagatttttgaaaagcaatgactgtaaatcaaaagcaagatgtatcaaaaatacatagaccaagcatacaccatcaaacgaaatcacacccattcaataaaaatcataaatcgattaaacatcaatgcaaatagtcataaaagaataattagaattaccacatgcgtgaaatagggcttcctccgtcatcccagtgttggggtttagctcctcatattaatcacttgctcaaaatacatgtttatagaccaaaagttgattaaaagagtgaaaagaataaaaacagTGAATCTGAGACGCACAGAAAgtgtccagagaagaacgatagaaaataagtgcgtctgttgctgttgttttaagactgacaggcgtctgtccttgtcacagttgaagaacgactgtctgtggaagtttgttcttcgtgctcttcaatggaagcagcagcagtgtACATAaatctcttgattcacgcctcctgagatctcctctcgaccccaaattCCTCGTCTTTTTTCTTAGGACTctcagaaacctatttatacaccacaggacgattaaatctctcccaaatcgcttcgaaatctcttctttccttccttggcagtcacgacaataattccttccatAAATGGTTTCACGCgttctgagctttcccacttatctcaaactcttccttagatatatatgtatctttggaaagagttttaggtctttattctctctgaatttcctaaaacaaatccacatagtcgtatttccttattcacccatgtttcccttttccggccattccagcccaattcgatcgatccaattgcttctagtaaacttgtctagccatgagaagtccatcccaatcaattttcggtgttgaatctctttaaaactgcccaaagcttcacgtccaaaatctgcagacgtgaagtctcttttcccgccaaatctttttgattcaaatcgtgaagaaggtgggtgtccccctatcctgtgcttttctccctttagcagctgcctggaaatatgTTACTCCTTATCCAAAATagagggtccgtatagtaattttctcccacgagcgcaaaaaccacttttttagccaatttcgccgcaaaagcttatttctccaaaaatacctatagggacataaaaagccataataaatataaaatcgagcactaataatatatacaattgagattatataagacacaaaaatgtgcctatcaaataccccaaacttattatttgctagtcctcgagcaaatcaaatagaaaaaaaatcctaactcactgtcgcaggcatcgtcgattgcatttagcgtatgaaataagcctttaaacccctaggtgtccctagtggccgagttatagtctcgggaggtcttacaagagatatacccacaaaaccattactccataccttagctatctacgcagaaccttggaaggcactaaagaatctccttggttggcatacttattgactacatgaggaagtaccatgatgcgaaattccaattgatgtacacgagtttgcactcaagcatactaaaattcatataaagtgacagagctctactcagatagtcgcactatggacatcaatatccggagtcaaaactaatcacaaggatagatcaagaagatggatatagaaaaacatagatggttttgatgtttactaagtgaacagcgtttcccatatctgtctgaaggcctccgccaaaatgaacctatcctaatggattgagatattagtctgactaatatcaacacactggcatatacaagggaaccaatggtcgataacctaactctaggtcaacacaactggcatatacaagggtatcagtggtcgactttattgaatttgttcattttggtcaaatggtctggtctcaaaaaaaaaaaatttcataataatttttttttcaactttttggtaactaccgtatatatatatatatatatatttatctttctcaatcactctattcaccctagcattggtaacaacttgaatcgtggcccccacctatcacttagagaaacatagtttaaaaacaaaataaaataaaaatagaagtgaaaaggactcaacgagatatggtgaaactatcatgttatttctaacacctaagctctgtgcttctatgaatagactctttagatgttttcatctaatcagattggttcctcaactcctacaatcaaaatgcttccatccacttaggttggttagttccaaccttaataagcataaatttctaggctctggagtttatttattcatattgcaactaaaaagtttttcccatacccccaaacttaaatctaacattgtcctcaatgttctaaagatgaaattaaaagcatgaacaaggagaaactgttaccatttgaagcaaaagtgataaggaaagatattaccgtgtcgcatgaatgttgggttacctcccaagaagtgctaagtttaaagtattaagccagactaagaaaggattagtcacctcatggaatcataaactaatagccgaaataactgcgggtctttaaaaccaaaaagagctaacgaaaagaaactgcaatgaaccaagaaagtgaacaagactagcaagcccttacctagtttcctgattaagaaatttatatctaattgtggttcaggttcaggttctatgaaagggtctacatagaaaattttcattggctgcgtttcttcataggtgggatccgaatcattaggtcctagagtctggaaaaactcaaatatgatcttagaagcgcacaataataacctaaataactgaggatcctctaagtcaataagatttgacttacgtaattgaccacaatgagagtagtggtcattcttaagcaaatgtgtcgattctaatttcctaaagcatttaggtttagtctcacaacttaatattcgacacatttggaatataaacgttcccacagttggaagaaaactatttggtgggaaaacaaagtcaatctgggtatcatagcctggtttaACCACataaaccagaggatgggtttctaataactgaacttcgttatggacatcactaggttcaggaaaacgtgtatgaagataatcttgtaaaatggttgaggcagatatgtcaagacccaagtgagggacctttctaagagttaaatcacatggagaatgagaatcacccccaaacttggagttctgggtgtctctagatagactagctacaatttccctaatttctagatcatcagaatcatgaaaatggtcaattgcttcttctaggttatgctcaggtgatgcctcctcacacatgtttaaatgctctacgagttcatcttcttcgtctaagactattgtttctaaatcgctagactctacaatatttttctcagaataaactcgttcctctaaaccattatcggcttcgtaatcaaaaggaaatactacatcttctaaaacgggggtatctctagtcaaatcctcgtccttttgaataggtgaataattattaaaattatttggatttgaactagaaatagtagtatcattgtaaagctcaattggagtaacagattcctgatcactatgcctatatgtgtcaaattcttcatcagcactatcctcatcataatcatcataataacatgaaaatggttgaacctcatctaaaaaagtagtgttaccaattctaacctcggcatcttgattatgcaaataactatcctcattttcaagggtactattggaaacactatattggaaattaagactatcttgagcagttctgttctgggactctaataaaagcttttgaatcgactcacatgacttccttatggtatcgtgtatagaaggttcactcatgggtgcattttttttattcatttttaacacaaacctatttgtattctcagttaattgtttgagagactcttctagaggaagaacaggttccgaaggatcataatagggactagttttcaacattttcattatattgtccaaagacgaggaactagtactataataatccttattttcttgctcgtatgaccggtgtgtgtgtgtatagtaattgggctcaccatggtatgagccgtaaccttgaaaaggttgatgttcccaatcactattcacactatggttaaaattgtaacttccattttgaaactcagtcgaatattcgttgtattggctattgtgataccagttcgacattcttttgtaggggtgtgagttatcacaaaataaaacccactgacaggggattcgtgggtggatagagtcttacctcccgtaccagacgggcgatgaaacgttgaagtcgactcaggccaccgactccgatgtcagtgtacgaacccgaggggccgagacagtatagtaactgtcgtccttccctgcaaacagttgatatttaattttgacccttccttagggtttaaaaaaaataatgtccaagaatgtccataaaagtccaaaagaaaagaaaaaagtacaAAATAATAAAGtaaccctaatacaatttctaaaaataaaaagtaataaaatctaaaaaataaaaagaacactaaaaaaaaaaatcttcttcttcactccttttggattcctattTTCCTTCCTGCTTTGGCTTCGCtattcttttcagcactttctctctttttctttagctcaattccaaatctgaaaacaaacaagaaataccaaaaggcgtaaaaaggaaaaaaaaaactaataaaaataaacctaaaaaaaaatctaaatacaagtccgcgtcggcggcgccaaaaattaatataattttaaagtggtaagtaaggttgtcgttcactcggacttgtgtagactcgattttagactcaaaaatagaaaacactaaaaataaagaaaatatattcacaaaagtttatcacagtatcgagaggtactgagactcaggattccaccaaattccattcatgcgactcaaataataattccaatcaattatagttcaaataataaaaatagggactcttgttctttgccaaaaatagatttttgaaaagaaatgactgtaaatcaaaaacatgatgtatcaaaaatacatagaccaagcatacaccatcaaacgaaatcacacccattcaataaaaatcataaatcgattaaaaatcaatgcaaatagtcataaaagaataattagaattaccacatgcgtgaaatagggcttcctccgtcatcccagtgttggggtttagctcctcatattaatcacttgctcaaaatacatgtttatagcccaaaagttgattaaaagagtgaaaagaataaaaacagTGAATCTGAGACGCACAGAAAGCGTacagagaagaacgatagaaaataagtgcgtctgttgctgttgttttaagactgacaggcgtctgtccttgtcacagttgaagaacgactgtctgtggaagtctgttcttcgtgctcttcaatggcagcagcagcagtgtacaaaaatctcttgattcatgcctcctgagatctcctctcgaccccaaactcctcgttttttttcttaggactctcagcaacctatttatacaccacaggacgATTAAattctcccaaatcgcttcgaaatctcttctttccttccttggcagtcacgacaataattccttccataaattgtttcacgcgtttctgagctttcccacttatctcaaactcttccttagatatatatgtatctttggaaagatttttaggtctttattctctctgaatttcctaaAACGAATCCACATAGCCGTatttccttattcacctctgtttcccttttccggccattccagcccaattcgatcgatccaattgcttctagtaaacttgtctagccatgagaagtccatcccaatcaattttcggtgttgaatctctttaaaactgcccaaagcttcacgtccaaaatctgcagacgtgaagtctcttttcccgccaaatctttttgattcaaatcgtgaagaaggtgggtgtccccctatcttgtgttgttctccctttagcagctgcctggaaataggttaccccttatccaaaatcgagggttcgtatagtaattttctcccacgagcgcaaaaaccacttttttagccaatttcgccgcaaaagcttatttctccaaaaatacctacagggacataaaaagccataataaatataaaatcgagcactaataatatatacaatttagattatataagtcacaaaaatgtgcctatcacttATGTATTCGTTTTGAAGATATTACTCAGGATAATTATGTGGGTAGTTTCAATAAGTTGACTCAAGCTACAACGGTTGAGGATTATTTCGATAAATGGGAACATTATAAAGGGTTTATGGTAGCTAATAACCCCACCTTACCTGAAAGTTTTTATACCCTTAGCTTCATTAGTGGGTTGAAGGAGGATATACGAGCATCGATGCAAATGTTTAAACCAGAAACAACAACTGAAGCCTTTGTTTTAGCAAGAATGCAACAAGCCTCTTTGCTTCACCACCCAAAACCTCCTAAAACATTTTCTAGACCATTTGTTCCAGCAAAATTATCTGTATGTCACCCACCCTTAACGGTTAAACCATTTTTCTCTCCTCCTATCTCTTACACTTAACAACTTACTTCTTCCAACCCAATTGTAACACACCCAACTTCCCCACCAAGTACTTCTACTGAAAGTTCCTTACCACCTATGAAGAGACTTAATCATGCCCAAATGCATGTGAGAAAGGACAAAGGGTTATGCTACAATTGTGATGAGTTCTATAGACAAGGCCATAGGTGCAAGACACAACAATTATTTATGCTTATACCTGATGATGAGATAGAGGACTCCACCAGTATCTCCTAATGACTCTCCCGTTTCTTCACCAACTCCTAGTGACTCTAATATTGAGATATCTTTACATGCCTTAACATGACACGTGGTCCATGATACCATTAGAATTTCAGGTCATCTGAAGTCACACCCTATTGTGGTTCTAGTGGATACTGGCAGCACCATAGTTTCATTGACTCCAATATTGCCAAGAAACTACACATTCATACATCTTCCACAGGGCACATGGTAGTGGCAGTAGCCAATGGAGACAACATCACTAGTCATGGTCTTTGTCAAAACCTTCAATGGGAAATGCAGGGGCACGGATTCTCTAATGACTTAAGGGTACTTCCACTTGGGGGATATGACATGGTATTAGGAGCTGATTGGTTACAACAGTTGGGAGATGTCACCTTCAATTTTTCCCAGTTGAGTATCTCCTTTCTTCATCAAGGCAGACATATCACACTTCAGGGAAGTTCTTCTAAACCTTCTCTTAATCTTATTGATGGTTCTTCTATAAGAAAGTTTATCAAAGCAAATACACCTACACTAATTGGCAAATTCTTTGTTGTTTctgcatcaccacctccacaTATTCCTCCTCCAATTAGTGCAGTATTGGATACCTTCCCCGATATCTTTGCAGAACCTACTACACTCCCACCCCTTAGAATTATGGACCACAAAATCCCACTCAAGCCACACTCTACCCCTACTTCACAGAGACCATGTAAATTCCCTTACATCCATAAGTCTGTGGTAGAACAATTGGTCAAAGAGATGCTTTCTACAAGGCTTATTAAAAAAAGTAACAGTCCATTTGCTTCTCCAATTCTCCTTGTGAAGAAGAAATATGGCACACGGAGATTTTGTGTAAACTAtagaaaaataaatgaattaaaaaTTAAGGATAAATTTCCTATACCCTTGATTGATGAGTTATTGGATGAACTCAAAGGAGCAGTTATATTCTCTAAAATAGACTTAAGGTCTGGCtattttcaaatcagagtttttgTCCCTGACATTTACAAGACAGCTTTCAGAACTCATCATGGACATTATGAGTTTAAGGTGGTGCCTTTTGGCCTCACTAATGCACCTGCTACCTTCCAAGCTCTAATGAATGAAGTATTTCAACCTTTTTTAAGGAATTTTGTTATTGTTTCCTTTGATGATATCCTTAATTATAGAAAATCCATGGAAGATCATGTTCTGCACCTACAACAGGTTTTCTTTGTTCTCAGGCAACATTCCTTATATGCCAAATTGTCTAAATGTGTTTTTGCTCAGCCTCAGCTATACTATCTGTGCCATCTCATCTCTGCAGAAGGAGTAGCTGCTGATCCTGACAAAATTACTGCTATGACCAACTGGCCTTTTCCTGCCAACTTGAAACAATTGAGAGGATTCTTGGGTCTCACAGTATACTATAGAAGATTTATTAGAGGCTATGGTACTATCTCTAAACCTCTTACTGATATGCTTAAGAAATATGCATTTCATTGGTCTCCATCAGCACATGAAGCTTTCAACATTCTGAAAATTGCAATGACAAAGGCTCAAGTATTGGCTTTACTTGACTTTTCAAAGCAGTTCATTCTTGAAACTGATGCTTGTGACAGAGAAGTGGGAGCAGTGCTCATGCAAGAAGGCAGACCATTATCTTTTCCAGTAAAGCCTTGGGTCCTAAAACTTTATCCCTATCCACTTATGACAAGGAATTCTTAGCCATTGTCATGGTTGTTCAAAAATGGAGATATTACCTTTCTCACAGTAAATTCATTATTAAAACTGATCACCAAAGCTTACAATATCTTATGGATCAGAAGATTTCTACTACCTTACAACAAAAGTGGCTAGTCGAATTGATGGGATTTGATTACATCATCCAATATAAGAAGGGTAAAGACAATGTGGTTGCTGATGCCTTTTCCAAGGTACCACAACTATCTACAACCTGCAATGCCATCTGTGAACGTTCCACAATAGACCCATGATATTATCTCTAGTTATGATGGTGATGCTGAGGCTCAACAACTTATAGCTTCATTACTTGTCTCTCCAGACCAGCCTAAATTCTCTTATTCCAGTGGCATTATCAGATTCAAAGGCAGGCTATACATTGGGTCAAGTAATGAGGTCAGACATTCTATTCTCCAATTTTTGCATTCATCTGCTATTGGGGGTCACTCTGGCATGTTAGGTACTTATCATAGAGCAAAATCACATTTCTTTGGCCAAAAATGAAACATGATATCATGCAATTTGTATCTACTTGTGAGGTTTGTCAGTGCAACAAGGGCGGTACTTCTTTCCCTAGTGGTCTCTTACAACCATTACTCATTCCAGAACAAGCTTGGCAAGACATTTCAATGGACTACATTGAGGGACTTCCACTGTCCAATAAGAAGAGTGTCATCTTGGTGATTGTTGATAGACTTACAAAATATATACACTTCGTCCCCTTAAGCCACCCTTTTACTGCTATGTCAGTATCCAAGGAATTTCTCAACAACATTTTCGATATTCATGGCTTACCATGCTTCATAGTCAGTGACAGAGACAAGATCTTTGTAAGTCATTTTTGGCAGGCCTTATTCAAATCCTTAGGCACCACTATCAAACTATCAACAACTTACCATCCTCAAACAGATGGCCAAACTGAGAGAACTAATGCCTGTGTagagtaatatctcagatgtatgaCAAGCTCTAACCCTAAGCAATGGACACAATGGTTAGCTCTTGTTGAATGGTGGTTCAATACAAACTATCACTCTAGCCTGAAGATGTCACCCCTTCAGGCTCTGTATGGTTACCAACCCCCCTCTTATCTTTCCCATCTTATCCACTACTTCAGTTGCTTCTGTAGAGAATTATCTGAAAGAGAGAGATGTTATGTTGCAACTACTGAAAGAAGATCTAGCAAAGGCACAAGCTCGCATGAAGTTTTTTGATGACAAGAAAAGGGTCGACAGGGAATTTGTTGTGGGAGATATGGTCTTCCTTAAACTTCAACCTTATAGACAATCTTTAGTTGCTATTAGAAAGAATTTCAAACTGTCTGCAAAATGTTTTGTCCCATTTGCAGTGCTGAAAAGAGTTGGAGCAGTGGCATACAAGATAAATTACCAATTGGGTCTCAGATACATCCCATCTTTCATGTCTCCCAGCTGAAGAAACAAATTGGAGTCAAAGCATCTACACTACCGTTCCTACCAGTAGTAGATGATAATGGTCATTTTGTAGTGGAACCAGTGGATGTGTGGAGCTCTAGACATACTCTCAGAGGTACCATTTATGTTCCTCAACTACTCATTCAATGGTCCAAATCTACTGCTAAGGATGCTACATAGGAGCACATGGATTTTTAAAGGGGGGGTGGCATTGTCATGTACTTGACTTGTGCCAAGGATGGTACAACTGAGTCACTTAACTGAGCTAGAGGCATGAACCACTGAGTCGAGTCGTAAGACAAGTGTCG
This portion of the Papaver somniferum cultivar HN1 chromosome 11, ASM357369v1, whole genome shotgun sequence genome encodes:
- the LOC113324394 gene encoding uncharacterized protein LOC113324394, which encodes MATKQSVVVLTSTVTQNTTLIQEVRDELNSLKSTVYDVHSKLNTILSLLVNQSQPQSDPQDTPDPSGESQFDPVNSFSNLRHIINSMSPNNHSKFSRTPKVDFPRFNGSNPRGWALKCERYFSFHKFLDEERVDMAAIHFDSQVDSWFMNYQQDITQDNYVGSFNKLTQATTVEDYFDKWEHYKGFMVANNPTLPESFYTLSFISGLKEDIRASMQMFKPETTTEAFVLARMQQASLLHHPKPPKTFSRPFVPAKLSNFRSSEVTPYCGSSGYWQHHSFIDSNIAKKLHIHTSSTGHMVVAVANGDNITSHGLCQNLQWEMQGHGFSNDLRVLPLGGYDMVLGADWLQQLGDVTFNFSQLSISFLHQGRHITLQGSSSKPSLNLIDGSSIRKFIKANTPTLIGKFFVVSASPPPHIPPPISAVLDTFPDIFAEPTTLPPLRIMDHKIPLKPHSTPTSQRPCKFPYIHKSVVEQLVKEMLSTRLIKKSNSPFASPILLVKKKYGTRRFCVNYRKINELKIKDKFPIPLIDELLDELKGAVIFSKIDLRSGYFQIRVFVPDIYKTAFRTHHGHYEFKVVPFGLTNAPATFQALMNEVFQPFLRNFVIVSFDDILNYRKSMEDHVLHLQQVFFVLRQHSLYAKLSKCVFAQPQLYYLCHLISAEGVAADPDKITAMTNWPFPANLKQLRGFLGLTVYYRRFIRGYGTISKPLTDMLKKYAFHWSPSAHEAFNILKIAMTKAQRSGSSAHARRQTIIFSSKALGPKTLSLSTYDKEFLAIVMVVQKWRYYLSHSKFIIKTDHQSLQYLMDQKISTTLQQKWLVELMGFDYIIQYKKGKDNVVADAFSKTHDIISSYDGDAEAQQLIASLLVSPDQPKFSYSSGIIRFKGRLYIGSSNECNKGGTSFPSGLLQPLLIPEQAWQDISMDYIEGLPLSNKKSVILALFKSLGTTIKLSTTYHPQTDGQTERTNACVELCMVTNPPLIFPILSTTSVASVENYLKERDVMLQLLKEDLAKAQARMNAEKSWSSGIQDKLPIGSQIHPIFHVSQLKKQIGVKASTLPFLPVVDDNGHFVVEPVDVWSSRHTLRGTIYVPQLLIQWSKSTAKDAT